Below is a genomic region from Candidatus Krumholzibacteriota bacterium.
GAAAATGAAAAAGGTCATCATGGGAAATCACGCCGTCAGTTACGGCGTCAAAGCCTCTGAAGCCAAAGTGATCTCGGCTTACCCGATCACCCCTCAGACCCATGTTGTGGAACTTCTTTCAGAGATGTGCGCCAACGGCGAGATCGACGCTGAATTCATCAAGGTGGAATCGGAACATAGCGCGATGGCTGCCTGCGTGGGGGCTTCCGCGGCAGGTTCCAGGGCATTTACGGCGACCTCTTCCCAGGGGCTGCTGCTGATGCACGAGATGCTGCACTGGGCGGTAGGGGCGAGGCTTCCGATAGTGCTGGCGAATATAAACAGGGCGGTCGGGCCTCCGTGGAGCATCTGGACCGATCAGAACGATTCGCTTTCGCAGAGGGATGTCGGATGGCTCCAGATCTATGTCGAAAGCAACCAGGAGACGCAGGATACGATCCCTCAGGCTTTCAAGATCGCCGAAGAACTCCAGATGCCGGTAATGATAGTGATGGACGCCTTTTTCCTTTCTCATACTTACGAGATAGTCGATCTCTTCGACAAGGAGCAGGTAAGAAAATTCCTTCCTCCCTATGAACCGGAGATAAAGATAGACGTGAACGATCCTCATTCGTTCGGCAATCTGGCCGGTCCGGACATGTACATGGAACTGAGGTACATGATCCAGGAAGCGATGGAAAAGAGCATCGATGTGATCAAGAGGGTCGACAGGGAATTCGAGGAGATATTCGGCCGCAAGTACGGGCTTGTCGAAGCATACCGGTGCGAAGACGCAGAGACGATCCTTGTCACTTCCGGTACCGTCGCCTCGACGACGAGAGCCGTCATCGACGAGATGAGGGATGAAGGTATCAAAATAGGAGCGTTGAAGATACGCGTCTTCAGACCATTCCCGTTCGAAGAGGTCTTCGAAGTACTTTCAAAGACTGAAAAAGTCGCCGTGATCGACAGGAATATATCATTCGGCGGACACGGGATCTTTTTCCAGGAGATAAAGAGCGCGCTATACGGCAGGACTGACGTTCCGATCACCGGATATATAGCGGGACTCGGGGGGCGTGATATCACACCGGAGGTCATAAGAGAGATCGCCGACAAGGCGCTGACCGACAAGAAACCGGAAAGATATATCAACTGGATTGGAGTGAAGAGATGAAACAGGCAAGTATTCCAATGGAAGAGTATATGGGATCCGGTCATCTTGCCTGCCAGGGGTGCGGAGCTACCCAGGCGATGCGTTTTGCGCTCAAGGCTCTTGGACCGCAAACGGCCCTGGTCATTCCGGCATGCTGCTGGGCAGTCATAGATGGCTCTTTCCCACATTCATGTATTCAGCAGCCGATTTTCCATACCGCTTTCGAGACAGCCGCCGTCGTGGCTTCCGGAATCAAGGCCGGTCTGAAGATGCGCGGCGACACGGAAACGACAGTGATGGCCTGGGCGGGAGATGGCGGGACGTTTGATATAGGTCTGCAGGCCCTTTCGGGCGCGGCGGAGAGGAATGACGATATCATATATGTCTGCTATGACAATGAGGCGTATATGAATACAGGGATCCAGAGAAGCTCGTCGACTCCGGTGGGAGCATGGACGACGACTACGCCTGTGACGAGCTACAAAACGAGGCCGAAGAAAAACATGATCGATATCATGGCGGCTCATGCCATACCTTATATCGCGACAGCTTCGACGGCTTATCCGCATGATTTCATGAGGAAAGTCGCCAAAGCCAAGGAGATAAAGGGTACGAAATATATCCAGATCTTTGCTCCCTGTCCGACAGGGTGGAAACTCTCCCCGGAGCTCTCGGTAAAGATGGCGAGGCTGGCCGTCACATCGAAGGTATATCCGATAGTAGAGATAACCGAGAACGGCCAGAAACTCGATGTATGGAAAGATTTCGAACCGACTTCGGTACGTGACTATATGAAACCTCAGGGAAGATTCCGTCA
It encodes:
- the porA gene encoding pyruvate ferredoxin oxidoreductase — protein: MKKVIMGNHAVSYGVKASEAKVISAYPITPQTHVVELLSEMCANGEIDAEFIKVESEHSAMAACVGASAAGSRAFTATSSQGLLLMHEMLHWAVGARLPIVLANINRAVGPPWSIWTDQNDSLSQRDVGWLQIYVESNQETQDTIPQAFKIAEELQMPVMIVMDAFFLSHTYEIVDLFDKEQVRKFLPPYEPEIKIDVNDPHSFGNLAGPDMYMELRYMIQEAMEKSIDVIKRVDREFEEIFGRKYGLVEAYRCEDAETILVTSGTVASTTRAVIDEMRDEGIKIGALKIRVFRPFPFEEVFEVLSKTEKVAVIDRNISFGGHGIFFQEIKSALYGRTDVPITGYIAGLGGRDITPEVIREIADKALTDKKPERYINWIGVKR
- a CDS encoding 3-methyl-2-oxobutanoate dehydrogenase subunit beta; protein product: MKQASIPMEEYMGSGHLACQGCGATQAMRFALKALGPQTALVIPACCWAVIDGSFPHSCIQQPIFHTAFETAAVVASGIKAGLKMRGDTETTVMAWAGDGGTFDIGLQALSGAAERNDDIIYVCYDNEAYMNTGIQRSSSTPVGAWTTTTPVTSYKTRPKKNMIDIMAAHAIPYIATASTAYPHDFMRKVAKAKEIKGTKYIQIFAPCPTGWKLSPELSVKMARLAVTSKVYPIVEITENGQKLDVWKDFEPTSVRDYMKPQGRFRHLTDAELEGIEKEVEANWQRLLAKEKLLGSIPGLG